The window TAACGTTACTGTGAATATTGACAATTCAGTCGGCGAAGAATGGCTGAAATGGATGCGCGATAAACATATTCCTGATGTTCTGAAAACAGGAATGTTCAGTAAAAGTTCCATCTTGAAAGTGATGGGAGATGAAGATTCGGGCGGACAAACGTATTCGATACAATATACGTGTGAATCACTTTCCGTTTATGAACGATATGAAAAGGAGTTTGCTCCCGCGCTTCGCGACGAACACAACAAGAAGTACAAAGATAAATTTGTTGCTTTTCGCACATTGCTAGAAGTGATTCAATGACGCGTTTCTTTCTGCTTTTTTTATTCGTTTTTAAGTATTCTTATAGTCAGGCTCAGGAAAGCAGGGAGCGTCTGATCGTAAACAACATGATTGCTGCCTGTAAGTCGATGCGGACGGGTACATTTATTTTGAAATCAACGGAGCGTTTAAGGGACGGGCAATTGCATGAAAGTGAGATTTTGGTGAAACAGCAAACTCACCCACGAAATCTTTATTTGTACTGTATCTATCCAAATCCCGGAGCGGAAGCATTGTGGAGGGAAAATCTGATGGAGGAGAAGATGCTGATCAACCCGAATGGATTCCCTTATGTAAATCTGAAACTCAGTCCATATTCAGCACTGATAAGAAAGGAAACGCATCATACTGTTCATGAACTTGGATTTGACTACCTGATGAACCTGATTGGTTATTATACCAAACAACTCGGACCGGATTTTTATTCATATCTGAATATTTTAGACACTGTTACCTGGGAAAAAAGATCCTGTATCCGCTTAACATTTGATTACACAGATTACAAGACCCTCGATTATACAGTAAAAATTGGCGAAAACATAACATCGATTGCACTGAAGCTGCATCTCAATGATTTTTCAATTTTGCTTTTAAATCCTGCTGCAAAAAATTATGACGATGTACAACCCGGTCAGGTGATTCGCATCCCTAATTTTTATTGTCGGAAAATAATATTTACCATTGATCGGATCCATTGGCTCCCTTTAAAGCAGGAAGTATATGATGAATCCGGTTTGTATGAGCAATATGAGTTTTTAAGTTTTGTTCTGGATCCTGTAATTACTCCAATGGAGTTCAGTCCGGATTATGACAAGTATAAATTCTAAAGAATGTTCATGCTCAGCTATTGATTCCGTAACTTCACACCATGCATCAGGTAAGGGCTAAAAAACATCTCGGTCAGCATTTTCTGAAAGATCCCGAAATCGGAAAGAAAATTGTTGATTCTCTTGAAGGGAATTACAAGTATGTTCTGGAGATTGGTCCGGGTATGGGTATCCTTTCGCAATTTTTATTTGAGCACAAAGAATACGAAACTTACCTGATTGACATTGATCCGGAATCGATCAGTTATTTGCGTGAGCATTTTCCATTCAGACAGGACAGGATCATTGAAGGAGATTTTTTGCAATTTGATTTGCTGAAGAAGTTTGATCAGCCGGTGGCCATCATCGGGAATTTCCCTTATAATATTTCTACTCAAATTCTTTTCAGGGTTCTTGAGTTTAAGGATCACATCCCCGAAGTAGTAGGTATGTTTCAAAAAGAAGTTGCCGAAAGAATTGCCTCTGGCCCGGGAAACAGGGATTATGGAATTCTGAGTGTTTTGATGCAGATGTATTATGATGTTGAATTGTTATTTGTTCTCAATCAGGAAGATTTCCAGCCACCACCAAAAGTAAAATCAGCGATTTTACATTTTGTTTTAAAGCCCGGTTTCAAACCGGATTGTGATGAGAAGTTGTTTAAACGAGTGGTCAAAGTTGCATTCAATCAGAGAAGAAAAACTTTACGTAATGCATTGTCTGCAATGGTAGACAAAAATAAGATGTCAGACCTTCCATTCCTGGAATTAAGAGCCGAGCGACTAAGCTGGCAGGACTTTGTAGTCTTGACAAATGCAATTGCAAAAATTCAGCACACATAATTTAAAGATCTTTTTAAATGAAAGTACTGTTTATTGATACGGTTCATCCTCTATTGTGGGAATCACTCACTGCTGAGGGTTTTGACTGTGCTGAAGGATACACTTTATCTCGTGAAGAAATAATAAAGTTGATACCGGATTTCGACGGAATTGTCATTCGCAGTAGAATAATAATTGACAGGGAAGTTTTGGATGCCGCCAGGAAACTGCGTTTCATTGCCCGTGCAGGAGCAGGAATGGAAAATATAGATGTTAAATATGCAAGCTCGAAGAATATTCTTTGTCTCAATTCACCGGAAGGTAACAGGGATGCTGTAGGAGAGCATGTGATCGGGATGTTGCTGGCATTGATGAACAATCTTTTAATTGCCGACAAACAAGTTCGGGATGGATTGTGGTTGCGTGAAGAAAACCGCGGACATGAGCTGGGATCGAAAACTGTAGGGATCATAGGATACGGAAATATGGGCCGAAGTTTTGCAAAGAAATTAGCCGGATTTGGTTGCCGTGTAATTGCCTATGATAAGTACATATCAGGTTTTTCGGCAGCAGGTGTAGAGGAAGCCGACATGGACACAATCTTTAATGAAACGGATGTACTTAGTTTGCATGTACCACTTGCGTCTGACACAATGAAAATGGTGAATGATGAATATATTTCCCGTTTCAGGAAGAGTATATATATCGTCAATTCTGCCAGAGGTGGTTGTGTAGAAACAAGGGATCTTGTGAAGCATCTGAAATCCGGCAAAGTACTTGGAGCATGTCTGGATGTGTTGGAATATGAAGACAGTTCTTTTGAGAAGTTCAGGATAAGGAATTCTGAATTCGAACATTCAGATACCTGGCAATATCTCATTCATTCTGAAAAAGTGATTTTATCTCCGCATATTGCCGGCTGGACCATGGAATCCAATGAGAAATTATCCCGGGTACTTTTCGATAAAATCATGCTGATTCCGAAGTCTTAACACGGATTTGATGCATATGGCATGCATAGTTTAAGTTGAAAACCGGATTTGAATGCTCAATTGTAGTGTCATTCACATTTGAAAATATATTCTCACTTTAAGAGCGGATTTTTTTCTGATTTTTGTACTTTGCAACAATAAATTTATCCCCTAAGCCTTGTAAATTCAGTAAATATCATGTCATTCTTTTTAAAATTTGAAAAGATCCGCTTGTTTGTAATCCTGATCACATTGGGATTATTAACAAGTTCCAATATTATCGGCAAGCCGGGTAGTGAAATTCAATCAACACATGATGGAGGATGTCTTGTCACAATTACTCAATCAGACACTACAATTTGTGATGGTGCACAACTGACTCTGGGGGTAAGCGGAGTGTTTGTAGGCTATTCGTGGTCTACAGGTGAAACTACAGCAACAATTGATGTGTCGCCATCCGTACTCACTATTTATACTGTCACAGTAGATGATGGCGTGAGTACCTGTACAGATGCTGTTCAAATTACTGTTGCTCCGGTATACTCAAGCCAGGTGAATGCGTCTATTTGCCAGGGAACCACATACCAACTTCCTGACGGGCAATTTGTGAATTCAGCAGGAACTTACCCTGTAACACTCTCATCAATTCATGGTTGTGATTCGGTGATCAGTACTGTTCTGAGTATTCGGCCAACTTATTCGATTACACAAAATGCTCACATTTGCCAGGGTGCCAGCTATACATTGCCAAACGGTCAATCCGCGACTACTTCCGGATCATATGTAGTCACTTTGCCAACAGTCACCGGTTGTGATTCCACGATTACAACCAACCTTGTTGTATATCCAGTTTATAGTTCGAATGTGAATGCTTCGGTTTGCCAGGGTACAAATTACACTCTGCCCAATGGTACAATTGTAACAACAGCTGGCACTTACCCGGTTACACTCTCTACTATAAACGGATGCGATTCTCTCATTACAACCATTCTGGCGGTGAAGCCAACTTATTCGTCTACTATCAATGCATCAATTTGCCAGGGAAGCAGCTATACTTTGCCTAACAATCAGTCGGTAAGTACCGCCGGAACTTATCCGGTAACTTTACAAACTGTTGGGAATTGTGACTCAGTGATCACGACTAATTTAACAGTTAAACCTACTTATTCTATATCCAGGAATGCTGCGATATGCCAGGGAAGCAGCTATACACTTCCGAATGGTTCTGTTGTGAGTACAGCAGGAGTGTTTCCAACACTTTTACAAACCACCGGAGCTTGTGATTCGCTGATCACAACAACACTTACTGTTAACCCTACCTACAGCGTTTCCAGAAGCGCTTCTATCTGCCAGGGTTCGAGTTTTGTTTTGCCAAACGGACAATCTGTTACAACGGCGGGAATTTATCCTGTAACGCTTCCTTCTGTTTCAAATTGTGATTCGGTAGTGACCACAACACTTACGATTAACCCTACATATTCATTGTCGAGAAATGCAGTGATATGTCAGGGTGCTAGTTTTGTTTTGCCGAATGGTCAATCGGTGAATACTTCAGGTACGTATCCTGTCACCTTGCAAACTATAGACAATTGTGATTCTGTCATCACGACTACATTGGTTGTAAAACCTACTTATACTATCACACGAAACGAATCTATTTGCCAGGGTGAAAATCTTGTTTTACCAAATGGTCAGATTGTAAATACCGCCGGAAGCTACCCTGTTGTATTGTTTACAATTTTTGGTTGTGATTCTGTTATTACTACAAACCTTACAATAAATCCAGCTTATCATATTACGAGAAATGCATCCATCTGCCAGGGTGATAGCTACACTTTACCCGGTGGAACAGTTGTAACATCTGCTGGAAGTTATCCTGTGGCATTCCAAACGTTCAATGGATGTGATTCTATTGTTACGACTAACCTCACAGTGAACCCGGTCTTTACGGTCAGCTATAATGTATCCATTTGTCAGGGAAGTTCTTATACACTTCCGAACGGACAAGTAGTGACTACTGCCGGAACGTACCCGGTTATGCTTGGCACTACAGCCGGATGTGACTCGATGGTCACTGTGAACCTTTCTGTTGGACAAACCATTGTAAACACCCTGAATGCTTCGATTTGTCAGGGAGACTCATACATTTTGCCGAACGGACAGGTTGTAAGCCAGTCCGGAAATTATCCGATTACGTATCAGACCCCAACCGGATGTGATTCTACGGTGCTTACTGTTTTATCTGTTTTTCCGAACTACTCAAATTCGCAGAGTGGAGTGATCTGTCAGGGGGATTTCTTTACACTTCCGGATGGACAACAGGTTACTACATCAGGTACTTATGTGGTGACATTGGCGGCTGTAGGGGGATGTGATTCAACCATTACTACAAATCTTACTGTTTACCCAACTTTCAGAAGCAATACTTCTCAATCTATTTGCCAGGGCAAATCAGTTACACTTCCGGATGGAACAGTGGTTAGTACTCCTGGTACGTATGTCACAGCATTCCAGACAGTGAATGGTTGCGACAGTTCATATTCACTTGTACTTACAGTTATTCCGCCTCCTACGTTTTCATTCAATGTGGATGCCTGCCAGGGAGAAACATATTTACTTCCTGATGGAACACCTATTACTGTTTCAGGTACGTATATCAGTACATTGGATGATGTAAATGGATGCGATAGTCTCGTTTTCACCTTTGCTACATTTCATGGGTTTACAGCTCCCGTTATCAGTGGAAGCAGTTCGGTAAATGCCTTTGATGGAGCAGGTTATTCTGTCGCGGAGATTCCCGGACATTTTTATACCTGGACTGTAACCGGTGGAACTATTTCATCCTGGAATGGTGGAGATAGTATCTATGTAAACTGGCATGGAATGGGAACAGGTTTGGTGATCGTTACTGAATCAGATTCGCAGTGCGAATATTCAGATACACTGGTTGTAAATGTCGGTCCGGTAGGGATTCCTGATTATGCTGCAGAATATGAAATTCAGTTATTTCCAAATCCCACTTCCGGAAAATGCAAACTGACCTGGAAGGGTTCAGGTGCTGTACGTTCAATCCTTGTCCATGATATTGCTGGACAGGTGATCAGTCGTTATGATGATATTGATGGAATGGAAGCTGAATTGAACATCCTGGATATCGCAGCCGGGCTTTATTTTGTGGAGCTCACCGGACCTGCAATTCGACTTTCTTTGCCTTTAATCAGACAGTAAGAATTTATTATTTTAATTCTTTGAGAACAACCTGGGCTGTTTGCCGACTGCGTTGTTCGAGTAGAACTTTTTTTCCTTTTGTCAGTTGTTCTATAGTGGAAGGGTAATAGTGTCTTACGGTCACCAGCATCAGGTCTTCGTTGTATAGCACTCTGAAATCTTTCTGCAATTCGATCAGGAGTTCAGGGATTTTAAAAGGATCATTATCCACACAAACTGAAAAACTGATGGCTGAATTCTGCATCAGGTTAATTTTAATTTTCAGATCAGCGAACAGTCCGAATATTTTGTGAAGGCTGGCTTCTGCGATGAAGGAAAAGTCTTTCGCTGAAATTGATATCAGCAATTGAGATGGCTTATAAATGAAACAAGGTACCAGAGGTTTTGTCGCCTGGTAATTACCAACGCTGGTGCCTTTTTCATTTGGAGCCTTGAATGAACATACACGCAAAGGGATGTGTTTGTTTTCGAGTGGCTTTATGGTTTTGGGATGGATAACTGTTGCTCCGTAATAAGTCAATTCGATGGCGTCATGGTAACTCACTTGCTCAAGCTTCACTGAGTCCTGAGAATAGCGAGGATCAGCGCTGAGAACTCCGGGCACATCTTTCCAGACGATCATTTCTTTTGCATCCAGGCAATAGGAGAATATAGCCGCTGTGTAATCCGAACCTTCGCGACCAAGAGTAGTTGTGAAGTTTTCAGAAGTAGCGCCGATAAATCCCTGGGTGAGGATGATATTATTATCTGCATGCAATTGCGGTATTCTGTTTCGGATTAATTGACCAGTCAGTTCCCAGTTCACTTTCGCTTCTCTGTAAGTATTGTCTGTTTGCAAAACATCCCGTACATCCAGCCATGCATTCGCGATTCCAAAAGAGCTCAGGTATGCACTGATGATTTTTGTACTCATTAGTTCTCCCTGTGCAACAATTTGATCATAGGAGAATCCATAACCTCTGGAAGGAGGTTCTTCAGTCGCCCAATCTATTTCAACAAGACAATTTTCAAGATCGTGGCGTAGTGAATGGTTTTCCGGAAAGCCGAGATCGTCAACAATTGAAAAATGAAATTTTCTTATTTCGTCAATATAATTTTTGAGTTCAGGATCCTGATTATAATAAGCATGAACAACTTTTTCAAGCGCGTTAGTCATTTTACCCATGGCGGAAATAACCACAATGAGACGCTCTTTTTTATGAAGGGAAAGTATTGAGGCAACATTTTTTACGGACTCTGCATCTTTTACCGAAGCACCGCCGAATTTGAAAACTTTCATAGGGAGAATAAGAGAATCTTGATTTTAAATATTCTGGTAAATTAATGCATTACAAAAGCTGAAATGTTTTGCATTTCAGGGTTTGTAATTATAAATCTGTTCATCGCTCATTTTACAGTCAAGCCATTCCGCTTCAATGCTGGCGCCGACTTTTTTATAGAAATCTATTGCCGGAGTGTTCCAGTCGAGCACCTGCCAGTGAACCTGTTTCGCGTCAGCTTTTTGCGCTTCCAGCATAAAAGCGTCAAGTAATTTTTTTCCGATGCCTTTTCCTCTGAGCTTTTCTGTAACGATGAGATCGTCGAGATACAATCCTTTTCCTTTCCAGGTGGAGTATTTGATGTAATACAAAGCAATGCCGGCAATTTCCTTGTTTACTTCCGCGACATAAAATTCAAATACAGGATGGGGTCCAAAGCCATCCGTTTCCATATCCGCAATGGTGTTGGTAACGGCATCCGGAGCCTTTTCAAAATCCGCCAATTCATAAACTAACCGGAGTACATCCGATAAGTCTTCCTTTCTTCCTTTTCTGATAATGATTTCGTCCATCCTAAGCCTGTTAAATAAATTTGATGATTAATTTTAAATCAATACAATTCCCTCACCCGGATAGTGTGTTTCACCTTTTTCAATTCCTCCATCGCTTTCGCGGAAGTCTTTTTGTCGACATCCAGAACAACATAACCAATTTGGTTATTCGTCTTGAGATACTGACCGAGAATGTTCACATTCAGATGAGATAATTTTCCATTGATTTCTCCGAGTACACCGGGTACATTTTTGTGAATGTGTAATAAGCGGTGTGCATCGTACTGCACAGGTAAACTCAATGCCGGAACAGAAAGAGAACCGGTAGTGGATCCTGTTTCTAAAAAGCTGATTAATTTTCCGGCCACATCAAGGCCAATATTTTCCTGCGCTTCGGCTGTGGAACCACCTATATGCGGGGTAAGAATAACATTGCTGAGTCCCTGCAGCGGAGAAACAAATGGGTCCTTATTGCTCTTGGGTTCGCTTGGGAATACATCCACGGCAAAACCGCCGAGCTTTCCTGAATCAATTGATTTCTTCACTGCCGGAATATCCACAACATCACCGCGGCTGTAATTGATAAGGCAGGCTCCTTTTTTCATCTTCGCGAGACGCTGATCGTTGATGAGATTTTTTGTTGTCGACAGTCCTGGAACATGCAACGTAACGATATCAGACTGCTTCAATAATTCATCCAGTGTTTTTACGGAACTAGCGTTACCGAGAGAAAGTTTTGGTTCTACATCATAAAAGATCACTTTCATTCCCATATTTTCCGCCAGCACGGAAACCTGTGAACCAATATGTCCATAGCCGACGATGCCCAGTGTTTTTCCGCGTACTTCAAAACTCCCGCTGGCTTCTTTCAGCCATTCTCCACGATGAGCGGCATCATTTTTTTCAATCACTCTGCGCATCAGATTGATGCAATGCGCGATAACGAGCTCCGCGACAGAGCGGGTATTCGAAAAAGGTGAATTGAAAACAGCGATGCCATTTTCAATAGCGGAATTCATATCGATCTGGTTAGTGCCAATGCAAAACGCACCGATACCCAGTAAACGTGAGCCTGCAGCAATTATTTCTTTCGTTAGTTGTGTTTTTGAACGGATCCCGAGCAGATGAACCTGGCTGATTTTTTTCTTCAGATCAGCATCGCTCAGAGCAGCAGATATAGTCTCAATATCGGTATAGCCATGGTCCTTGAATAGTTTTAAAGAAGCAGGGTGGACACCCTCAAGCAGCAGAATTTTTATTTTTTCTTTTGGAAAAGTTGTGGATTTACTCATATTCTGGATCAGAAATTTAATTGCGGAGGAATTGCTTTTTGGGCTTTTTGCATTCCATTTCAGGGCAATTTTGAATAGATGCCCTGTGGGCGAAGATAATTGATTTCAACGGCTTAAATAATAGGTTCCTGCAATTGAAAATCAACATTTTTGAGTGATTTTAGTCACTGAAATTCAGGAAATGTCCGATCAATTCTTAGCTTTGCCCTAATCATTTCTGAAAAATATGAACAAAGTAACCACCCTCGGCCAGTTTATTATTGAACGTCAGACAGATTTCCCTTATGCAAAAGGCGAGTTATCCCGCCTCCTGAGAGATATTGGTATTGCCGCTAAAATTGTGAACCGGGAAGTGAATAAAGCCGGACTGGTGGATATTCTTGGAGAATTCGGTACCGTCAATGTGCAGGGAGAAAAAGTAAAGAAACTGGATGTGTACGCCAATGAACAATTTATCGCGGCCCTAAGTGCCGGTGGAGAAACCTGTGCAGTCGCATCTGAAGAAAATGAGGGATTGATTCACATTGATTCGGAAGTTTCTAAGAATGCAAAATATGTGGTGTGCGTGGATCCTCTTGATGGTTCATCAAACATCGATGTGAATGTTTCCATCGGAACAATATTTTCTATTTATCGTCGTACTTCATTCAGTGGCAAAGTAGAAGACAAGGATTACCTGCAAAGAGGAACTGAACAAGTTGCCGCAGGCTATATCATTTATGGTTCATCAACTATGCTTGTTTACACAACCGGAAAAGGTGTGAATGGCTTTACACTTGATCCGAGTATTGGTGAGTTTTGTCTTTCACATCCCGACATGGTTTGTCCAAAGAATGGAGTTATTTACAGCATCAACGAAGGAAACTATGTGCATTTTCCGGATGGAGTCAAGCAATATATAAAGTTTGTGCAGGTTGAAGACAGCAAAACCAATCGTCCGTATTCATCAAGATATATAGGATCACTTGTAGCTGATTTTCATCGGAATCTTTTAAAGGGCGGAATTTTCATTTATCCATCTACGTTAAAGTCGCCCAAAGGAAAACTTCGCATTTTGTACGAATGCAATCCGCTTGCCTTCATCATTGAACAGGCCGGTGGTAAAGCATCGGATGGTTTCCGCAGGATACTTGATCTACAACCGACTTCATTACATCAGCGAACTCCTTTGTTTATCGGTTCAGCCGAAATGGTTACCATGGCGGAAGAATTCATGATGAAGTACTCACCGGTGATGGCGCAGTAAGGATCTCTCTTTTATTTATATTCAGAGAGAAATATTCCAATACTATTTTATCGAATTAATTTTTTTGTTCATCCTGATCCAGGCGGATACGGAATGCATATGCAATTCTGAAAAGTGTACCGTCGGTGGTTTTAAATTCAGGATAAGTGGTATCGCCATTGATGCGCTGACCTGGTTTTATCCTGCGCAGAATAGTATGTCCTGCTTCCAGTGAAATGACATGGTTTTTGGCGATGTAAAAATCCAGGAATAATCGAAGTTGATTGTCGCTGTTTTTGAGGAATTGATGAGGCCCGCCTCGATAGCTACTGGTGATGGAACGGAACAAAGCTCCACCACGAAGAATGGATGAAAATTTATATTCAATATTCATACTTCCCGGAAGTATACCATACACTTTGACGCGATCCGAAGGTCTGTAATCAATTCCCAGCAGAGGAACAAAAAATGGTCCGAAAAACTCACTGTTATAATAGAGACCAAATTTATAGATTAGGTTTTTTTTCTTTTCATAAGCCATGATGGCCGCAGCACCGAGTTGGTACGAATCTTCTTTCCAATTATCTTTTACGTTTGCATTCGATCTTCCAACCACAAGAAAAGTGGATTTCCAGAGACTGTTTTTCCATTTGTGAACGAAAGCTACCGGCAAACGGAAACCCTGAACAGATGCGGAAGGAGTGGAATCCTGAAAACTTAAAAAATAATTTTCGTACCCCGGACTAAAAACAAGTACATCTTCTTTGAGTTTTAGTGGGATCGAAAGATCAGCGCACGTATAGGAAGAGCGAATTTCCTTTTTATTTTTTTCTGCTGATTTTACCGGAAAACTATAGGTATTTGAAACGGAAAGCACATCAAAAAAAGGTTGTGCATTTATACCTTTCGTAGCAAACAGAAAGAGTAGGAGAAGAATTACTTTGAAATGGTTCATGTCGGCACCTGATCTACAAATAAACGGAACGAGGTGGTTTTTTCCTATTCAGAAGAGATTTATTCCGCTTTCAGTGTCAGGGATTATTTTTCCATTTCGTCGAAAGTGTTTGCCTGAATTTCCTTAAATCTTCCGACCTTTGTAAAAGGGTATTTGCCCTGATTTTATGAATAAAGAGGAATTGCTGGGATTTTATACATCCCGGCCTATTGTTATTTCTATTAAATCCAGACTGTTAGAGCCGTTCGCGCACCGGATCCGGCTGGAAGGCTTATCCGGTTCTTCGGATGCTCTTATTGCCGCGGCTATTACTGCAGGAGAGCCCCGGACCCATGTGATTGTATTGAACGACCGGGAAGAAGCCGCTTATTTCCTGAACAACCTGGAAAATCTGCGCGATGAAAATCCGCCTCTATATTTTCCTTCTTCATACAAGAAATCTTTTCAAATAGAAGAGCTGGACAATGCAAATGTCCTGATGCGCGCTGAAGTACTAGGGCGTCTCAACCGTGGATCCAATACTTTGGTTGTTACCTATCCCGACGCTATCTGCGAAAAAGTAGTGACCCGTCACAACCTCGAGAAGAATTCCATCGAGATGCGTATTGGGGAGAAAATATCTGTTGAGTTCATCACTGAATTTTTACTTCATCATGAGTTTGAAAATGTCGACTTCGTTGCACAGGCAGGAGAGTTCTCTGTTCGCGGAGGTATTGTCGATATTTTTTCTTTCGCGTTTGAATTGCCTTATCGGATAGAATTTTACGGGGATGAAGTGGAGAGCATCCGCACTTTTGATCCGGGAACACAGCTGTCGGTGCAGGCGATGAACCACATTACCATCATGCCCAATGTGCAAAAGAAGCTGGTGGAGGATAGCCGCGCTTCTTTTTTTGATTTCATTCCGCCTTCCGCTGTTGTCTGGTTCAAGGACATGAATGCCGCTGTGACTTATATTGAACAACAGATTGAAAAAGTAAAAGAAAATATCCGGGAGACAAAAACATATTCTCCGGATGATTTGAATTTGATATTCGATACTCCGGCGGAATTGCTTAGCAGGTTTGAGAAATTTCCTGTTGTAGAATTCGGGCGCAGGTTTTATTATACTTCAGGTGAGTCGTTTTCTTTTCACATTTCACCACAACCATCTTTCAATAAAAATTTTGGATTACTGATCGGTAACCTGCAGAAAAATCAGGAGCAGGGAATAAAAAATATTCTATTCGCGGATTCTCCCAGGCAAATCGAAAGATTGTATGCCATCTTTGATGACCTTGAAAAAAAGAATCAACTTAAGAATAAAGTCGAATTTACAACATTGCATTTGTCCCTCCACGAGGGCTTTGTTGACCATGAAATGAAACTGGCCTGTTACACGGATCACCAGATCTTTGACAGGTATCATCGTTTTCGTTTAAAGAAAAATTACAGCAGAAGTGAAGCTTTAACGATTAAGGAATTATCCGGATTGAAACCCGGTGATTATGTAACTCACATTGATCATGGTGTCGGACGCTTTGCAGGTCTGGAGATGATTGATGTGAATGGCAAGCCACAGGAGGCTGTCAGACTGGTTTACAGAGACAATGATATTTTGTATGTGAGCATTCATTCACTGCATCGTATCGCGAAATATTCCGGGAAAGACGGAGCAGTACCTTCGCTGCACAAACTCGGATCTTCAGCGTGGTCCACTTTAAAACAGAAAACCAAGAAACGAGTCAAAGACATCGCGAAGGATCTGATCGCTTTGTACGCGAAACGAAAAGCGACACGAGGATTCGCGTTTTCACCGGATACTTATTTGCAAAATGAACTGGAAGCTAGTTTTATCTATGAAGATACCCCCGACCAGGTAAAATCCACTCGTGATGTAAAACGGGACATGGAAAAGGAATATCCCATGGATCGTCTGGTTTGTGGGGATGTAGGCTTTGGTAAAACGGAAGTCGCGATCAGAGCTGCCTTCAAAGCAGTGACGGATGGAAAGCAAGCCGCGGTATTGGTGCCGACTACCATTCTTGCCTTGCAACATTACAATACATTTAGAGACCGGCTGAAGGATTTTCCGTGTACAGTTGATTACATCAATCGTTTTAAGAGCGCCGCGAAGCAAAAGGAAACATTGGAAAAACTTGCTTCGGGTAAAATTGATATCATCATCGGAACACATCGTTTGCTTGGCAAGGATGTGAAATTTAAAGACCTC of the Bacteroidota bacterium genome contains:
- the mfd gene encoding transcription-repair coupling factor produces the protein MNKEELLGFYTSRPIVISIKSRLLEPFAHRIRLEGLSGSSDALIAAAITAGEPRTHVIVLNDREEAAYFLNNLENLRDENPPLYFPSSYKKSFQIEELDNANVLMRAEVLGRLNRGSNTLVVTYPDAICEKVVTRHNLEKNSIEMRIGEKISVEFITEFLLHHEFENVDFVAQAGEFSVRGGIVDIFSFAFELPYRIEFYGDEVESIRTFDPGTQLSVQAMNHITIMPNVQKKLVEDSRASFFDFIPPSAVVWFKDMNAAVTYIEQQIEKVKENIRETKTYSPDDLNLIFDTPAELLSRFEKFPVVEFGRRFYYTSGESFSFHISPQPSFNKNFGLLIGNLQKNQEQGIKNILFADSPRQIERLYAIFDDLEKKNQLKNKVEFTTLHLSLHEGFVDHEMKLACYTDHQIFDRYHRFRLKKNYSRSEALTIKELSGLKPGDYVTHIDHGVGRFAGLEMIDVNGKPQEAVRLVYRDNDILYVSIHSLHRIAKYSGKDGAVPSLHKLGSSAWSTLKQKTKKRVKDIAKDLIALYAKRKATRGFAFSPDTYLQNELEASFIYEDTPDQVKSTRDVKRDMEKEYPMDRLVCGDVGFGKTEVAIRAAFKAVTDGKQAAVLVPTTILALQHYNTFRDRLKDFPCTVDYINRFKSAAKQKETLEKLASGKIDIIIGTHRLLGKDVKFKDLGLMIIDEEQKFGVAAKEKLKAIRVNVDTLTLTATPIPRTLQFSLMGARDLSIITTPPPNRYPVTTELHTFDETIIREAIDYEISRGGQVFFVHNRVQDIHDMAALLEKLVPGIKVAVGHGQMDGDKLEEILMDFVAGQYDVLVATTIIESGLDIANANTIIINQAQNFGLSDLHQMRGRVGRSNKKAFCYLLAPPTTVLTNEARQRLRAIEEFSDLGSGFHVAMRDLDIRGAGNLLGGEQSGFISEIGFEMYHKILDEALQELKETEFSELYQEEVRERKFVTDCQIDTDLEILLPSDYVNNVTERLVLYKDLDSLQNEEQLKEYEDKLRDRFGPLPAPARELLNTIRLRWLAEKLGFEKIVLKNKRFIGYFVSNQASPFYQSEIFTSVLKFVQGNAHRCRLKEEKSKLSLTMKDMDTVDHANEMLQKILGVLV